Below is a genomic region from Sander vitreus isolate 19-12246 chromosome 15, sanVit1, whole genome shotgun sequence.
gtcgaaaaaagtgcttaaaaagtcatagtatagtgtgtcgaaaaaagggataaaaaaagtcgtagtatagcatgtcgaaaaaactcatagtataatatgtcgaaaaaagtgcttaaaaagtcatagtatagtgtgtcgaaaaaagtgcttaaaaagtcatagtatagtgtgtcgaaaaaagggataaaaaagtcgtagtatagcatgtcgaaaaaagtaatgaaaaagtcatagtctagcATGTCAAAGTATAGTAAATTCACTTAACAGGTGTTTTAGCCAACTCTTTCATCCAAAGTCACGTCCAATAACATGGcataatatttttaaaaaagtgataaaaaaagtcatagtatagcatgtcgaaaaagtcatagtatagtgtgtcgaaaaaagggataaaaaagtcatagtatagtaaattCACTTAACAGGTGTCTTAGCCAAAGTATTTCATCCAAAGTCACTTCCACTAAATTTGTGCAGGATTACCTGGGTTGGAACCCTACACCTTCTTGCTATGAGGCCACATAGCCaaccattgggccacagtgGTGCATAGTATAGCAcctcgaaaaaagtgataaaaaagtaatagtatagtattgaaaaaggtgataagaaagtcatagtatagcatgttgaaaaaagtgattaaaaagttatagtatagtatgtcataggaCCTTCACTTGAAATGTGATTTAGCCACCACATTGTGGGGTATAACCCAGGTTGGAACCCTGCACATTGTTGCTATGAGGCCACAGAGCCAGCCATTGGGCCACAGTGCTGCAGGGTACACGGagctaaaaaaagtcataaaaaaacgtcatagtatatagcatgtcgaaaaaagtgataaaaaagtcatagtatagtgtgccgaaaaaagtgataaaaacgtcatagtatagcatgtcaaaaaagggataaaaaagtcatagtatagcatgtcgaaaaaatatgATGAagaagtcagagtatagtatgtcgaaataattgataaaaagtcatagtgtagcatgtcgaaaaaaaagtgataaaaaagtcatagtatagtatgtcgaaaaaagtgattaaaaaagtcatagtatagcatgtcgaaaaaaaagtgataaaaaagtcatagtatagtatgtcgaaaaaagtgattaaaaaagtcatagtatagcatgtcgaaaaaagtgataaaaaagtcatagtatagtatgtcgaaataattgataaaaaagtcatagtatagcatgtcgaaaaattCAAAGTATAGTAAATTCACTTAACAGGTTTTTAAGCCAACTCTTTCATCCAAAGTCACTTCCACTAACCTTGTGCAGGATTACCTGGGTTGGAACACTGCACCTTCCTGCTATAAGACCACATAGCCAACCATCAAGCCACCGTGCagcacagtatagtatgtcaaaaaaagtgattaaaaagtcatggtaaagtatgactatgtcttttttatgacatactataatatgacatttttcatgactttttatgattttttttttttttacatactatatatttttataatttttcaagacatactatactatgacttttaggaCTTTTTAATGCCATACAGTAGTATATCATAAAACACTTGTTTATGATTTTCATGACACTTTATTACTTCTTtactttgtacttttttactGTTACAGTACTGGATTGGTTGGACAGTGCCAGGCTGGCTAAGATAAGCCAAGCggctgctagctgtagcttcatataaCTGcccagacatgagagtggtatcaaatCTTCCAGAAATGTTATactattcttttattttaataaagaacAAGGTCCACTTTTAATTCTTGTTTATTTCAACAAATGTTCACCACATAAGTAATCACTGCATGCAATACTTTAACACAAAAGAGagcttttttaaacatttaaatccccaaatgtttttcttcattaGTCCATCTTGCTTCACATTTCAACTTTCTAATTAAACAGCAAACATTGGAATAAAAGTTGAGAGGGTAGGTAGTATCCTCAGAAAAATTATTTTACCTGCTCAATCAAAGCTAATTCCCATTTTCTTCATCAACCATGCAAATTGAAAAATAAGAATGATTCATTCATGATACTTTTGTATGTTTTTCTCCATCGTCATGTTACTAAATATTTATTCACATAATAAAATCATCTGATTATTGTGAGATGTTTACCTGAAAGGAAGTGGGCTGCAGCTGTATTCAGTTATGGTCCCAGTACGCTGGAGTTTAATGGGAGGACTGGGTAGAAGAGTAAGAAGATACTCAATTAACACTTACTGCTGACCGGGAGATGCGTTTTCAGCCGCTCATATTGTTGGTTGCTACTGCAAGTCGGTTTGGGCATCACAGGCAAAcatgaaaaaagacattttgcaTGAAAAAACTGTTTGCATACTTCTACTTTTATGGGAGATCACAACAACATGAtgatgaatatttaaaatgaaaatgtaggtCTGTGAGATAATatatcataaataaatgcatctgatataaatacatatttaactccaaattgaaaaaaaaatatacaaaaaaaaacaaaaacacacacacacacacacacactttacagaaACCCATCTACCAAACATAAAAATGGTACACTACAATAAACACATAATAGTACCATAAACAAATCATTTTATTGAAAGCCAATCACATCTCTTTCTTCACAGATTATTTTTGCAGTGACTAGATTTTTCCaaacatttgaacatatgtggattatgaatgtttttgtttgtttatttcttcaccCTTCATCTTTGTTTCTCTTGACAGGTCATCCATGGAGTTCATGTCAGTATCTGAAGTATAAATCACATACAGGAGGCTTGTGATCGTCTCACAGCTCATTTCCTCAGAGCTCGTCTTCATCAGAAATGAGCAGGGAAGCTAAGCTACGTTAAGCACCAATCAGTCGCCACACCTTTCCCGTCCTCCTCAGCACACAAAGCAGCCTGAAACGCAGCGTCAGCCGTCTCTACACGCAGATCTCAATGGGTGTTGCCACCAGGACGCGTCCTCTTTCGTTGTTTTCCCTGTTGACACGCTCGTAGCTGCCGGTGGATGATGACGAGCTGTTCGTGGACATGGAGGAGTAGTGGGTGTCCATCATGATGCTCCCCTTCACCACCACACAAGCAGGCGACAAGCTCTGCTGCTTCAGTCTGTCCACTAATACGTCCTCTTCAGATGAGGATGATCTGATGTCCAGAGGAGGCGCACTGCTCACCAAGCTGCTGCTGTTCCCGTTCTCGGTGTCCAACATCCAGCACTGGTTAAAATAGCTGAAGACTTCTTTGACGGAGCAGCGGCGCTCCTGCTCGACGGAGAGGAGCCTACGAAACATTCGTAGGCCCTCATCAGTGAAGCGGCGCCACTGCGACGGCACAGTGCCCGTCCGGCGACGCTGCCAGCGCACAAACTCCTCGTAGAAGGTGTCGTTCGGCATGGCCTTCTCCCAGGGGAAGTTTCCTGTCAGCATGCAGAAGAGCAGCACGCCAAACGCCCACACGTCCGTGCTGTAGTCCACGCAAAAGCCCTCCTGCCGCGTGGTGTCGCATAGCTCAGGCGCCGTGTACGGTATCGTGCCGCTCACCCGCTTTACCGGAGAGCCGGCGCGCCGCGTCATGCCAAAGTCTGAGAGCTTGACCTTCCGGCACTCTTTGTCAAAAATGAGGATGTTCTCGGGTTTGATGTCTCTGTGGACCAGCTTCTTACAGTGCAGGTAGTCCAGGGCGATGGCCACCTGGTGGACGCAGCGCTTGGCCACCATCTCAGAGAGTCCCACCTGAACAGAGAAGAAGAACAATGAGGTCACGTATACAGTATAACACCACCCCATCAGTTCAAGAATAACTCCAACACTGCTTAATGTTTAAGTCTGTATACCTACCTGTCTACAACCTGTTCTCATTACGTATAGACATTTACTACATGACTGCACACCCTGTTTACATTACAGTTGATACATTTGACTGTATCTGTACTATTACTGTGTACCACTGTATTAGAACGTATTCCTGTATTTTAGCTGCTGCACTTTTTAGATTCTAATTAGATTTTGTTCGACTGTTTTCGATTGTTCGAGGATGAGATCTAAGAATTTCATTCACTGCTTTACTGTAATTGTGTACATGACAATAAAAAGAACTTGAACTTGTTACAGTAGCAAACTGCCAAATAACAACAAAGTTGATagatacaaaaaataatggATTTTGTAACTGATTCTTTCTTCTATCATGTTCCAAGTTTTGCTACAGTTCCCCAATGCTTTGGGGGATGTATCATGTTGTAATCGCAATGGATTCAGTGCGTTAGCTGGGAGCCACGTTTCTTTGcctatttgtttatatttttgcaAATTAAAACCATTGAAGGTATGCAGAATGCTCGtagtaagataagataagaaaagaaaagatagactttattaaccCCACACTGGGGAATTTCCCTCgctatagtagtagtagtagtagttccTTGCAGTATACTCATGGATGTCCAGAGAAatatcactggattactttgatacCAAGGAAAACATTAACACATGATAATTGTCAGTAAAGTTctgcatagtatagtatgtcattaaaaaaaaaaaatcataaaaagtcacagtatatgttataataaaatcataaaaaagtcatatattagtatgccatgaaaaaaaaaaaaaaataattacaaaaagtcatagtatagtatgtcctaaagtaataaaaaagttaaagtagagtatgtcataaaaatatttaaaaagtcatagtatgtcataaagtcatacaaaattcatattttagtaggtcataaaaaataaagagtcatagtatagtatgccataaaaatcataaaaagtcatagtatagtacctCAAAAGCTTAAAAATCATAGTGTAATGTGCGATtataatcataaaaagtcatagtatagcatgcaTGTCATAAAAATATTGCTGGATTACTTTGATACGACATGATATGATCAAGAATACTTCAAAACATGATGATTTTCAGGCAAGTTCTGCAGTTTTACAGAGTGCATTTTTTTCTATGATTTCTAAGCTGattcataaacatttttttctctcacagtCAACATTGGAGATAATGGTATCCCCGGCAAGTGCAAATctcactaaataaaaaaatatatattcctAAAAAAACTGTATAATGTTTTTCTCACCTGTGGAGGGATGATGTCAAACAGATCACCTGCCAGAGCGTACTCCTGAGCAAAGATGTAGTACTCGTCTGTTTCGAAGGCGATGCCGTACATGTTGATGATGAAGGGGCAGGGCGACAGGTAAAGGGAGATGCTGTACTCTCTCAGGAAGCTCTTCAGCTTGGTGGTCTTCTTCCTCAGAAACTTCAGGGCCATTTTTGTgcctggaaaaaaagaagagagagaggtgttaCATAACTCCATTAATCTCATTCCTCActtcttcttgttctttttCCAGCATATTAAAGTGTTGGGGATTTATTTTGCAGCTGCCGAATGTGTGCGTgaacttaattaaaatgatcAAAATTTGATGAATAATTAAAATCTCCACTCTACTGAATTAAATCCTGCTGTTTTTCAAATCCTCTGCCAGACTAGTTATGTTCTCACGGAGTGACCAGGATGTTGAGCTGCTTCCatgcagaggtggaaaaagtatgCAGATCCTTTACtccagtaaaagtactaatgcaacactgtgaaaatacttacACTAGAAGAAAGAGTCCTGGATTTCAAACATTACTTAAAAGTATGTATCAGCAAGAttaacttaaagtattaaaagtaaaaagtacttatTTGCAGTAAAACGATCTTGTCTGCGTTTtcatattatatactgtatgatggattaacattactgctgcattaataagtaatgttgcattttattgctgtagatgtttaaggttgtgctaatgtgaactcctttatatactgttgggtggtttaatctacagcagtgcatcatattctatGAGATCATCATATGTCTTCATTGtggctgtcctgtgagaaccacgtatctctaaaaagtcaactgttcatggtgtcagaaaaacagccctttttccagctttgtgacgatgcattttccagctgatccaagactttatttagcttaagaagtaggagaattttaacaacacataaaggaacacttcatccttcatccttcagtttatcacaaacattcaacatcaacacatctggagatacgtggttttcactggacaggaagggcaTGAAAAACTGTCAACTGAAAggaactaaagctgtcagacaaatgtagtggagtaaaaagtacaatattcacCTGtgacatgtagtggagtagagcTATAAAGTTGTATTAAATGGaagtactcaagtaaagtacaagtagctggaatctgtacttgagtacagtacttAGTTACAGTCCACCACTGCTTTTGTGTCTGGAATTTTGTAATAGCTGCAAACAAGCTGGATATAAGATTAGAACGCCAAAGACGAGGAGCCTTTTTCACTGGATGCAATATTGTTAAAGGatgcagaaaaacacatttacttgTGTGGAGGGATCACAGGAAGGTAAACTGTGAGGTTCAAAGGTTCAGCTCACCTCAGCAGACACTTCATTGCAACAAGAGGAGCAGCGAGGGGGGAGCTAATCTGAAATACCCCAGACAATATAAACCTGGAGAGCTGCCATGTCTGCCTCTCTCGGCACCAATAGTCAGTGTGTCAGCAAAGATGAGAGGGGACACTTCTCCAATACCACCGGATCAGCTCTGCAAAGTGCTTTGTGCAGTTTTACAGTCTGCAGACACTTTAGAAAAGGTCAAGGGGAGCTCTGTTTGTTCTTAATGCCATAATGCAAGAGGAGTTTCCTGTGTTAATGGGGCAttctggaaataaataaataacattctAAACAAGTTTAAGTGAAAATCAAATATTGGACTAGATTTGGTTGGCAGAcacttaatataaaaaaatgactccatCAAAAACACCATCAGGATGTCGACCCCACTTCTAACTAAGATCTGTGACTGATTTACATTTCAGTTCCTTTCTTCACTAAAATGCACTTCCACACAATTAGGATTAAAGTTCTCTATGTCGTCTTCATCCCATTTATTCCCATATTCCCACATGACATTCAAAGCAGCATCCGACAAGTAAAGCTTCACTGGTTCTCTGATGGTTCTGAGAAGATATCGGTAATAAAGCAGCAAATACATCCTTCAACTGTGCACTAACACAGGCTGGAAAAGGTCAGAATAATTCTTGGTAGCAGACTGCAGCCACCCTGAAATGGGCTTTGTGCTCCATAAAAGAAACGATTAAGAAGCTCGGAGCAGACGGTCAACATGTTTGGTTTTTAATGTGAAAAGGTTGAACAGATTTTCTATTAGTTAAGAAGTTAATTTAGTCTGATAAACAGCTGTGCTAAAAGGTTCTGCATATACTGTCCAGGTGGCCCACATTACCTCaaaattcattttcaaaagtaAACACTTCAGAGACGAATAAAAGTGCTTTACCTGAGCGAGGGGGTAAGtgaaaactgaaatattttTGATTCCTTCATATCAGTGTTCATTTGTTACACTATTGTTATGAAAAATGACCCCCTGAATCACAAAGTAGGgacacaaaagaaaataaatcccCATTTCCTCCACCTGCAGCCCTGGAGATTTACTCCCCTATCTGGACAAATACTTTTCTGCAGGTACAATCTTCTCTGCCCAAAGCAAGACGTGATGAATTCAAACCAGAAATTCAAATGTCTCCTGCTTCTTTCAAAAGAAAGATGGACTCTATAATGTTGGATCTTTTAGTTTCCTTTTGGAATAAAGAATCAAACACCAGCCGGGTTGGCGAAGATGAACTGTGTGCCGTTCCCTGACATTTCACAGTTTAATTTATTCCTTACACATTTTGCTCTTctatttttggttttggaaaggcaaaaaaagccactttattACACATCCATGGATACTGGTCCCATTTCATAGTGCTGATTACAACAGAAGTAATTTCCCTTTTGACAGAGAAAATCCAGTAATTCTGGCCACTTGAACCTTAAAACACTTTGTTCTA
It encodes:
- the unm_sa1261 gene encoding serine/threonine-protein kinase SBK1, translating into MNSSPHSSRASIDILEELQLIAAQNLEKLDINKYYEVVCELGKGTYGKVDLVIHKIRGTKMALKFLRKKTTKLKSFLREYSISLYLSPCPFIINMYGIAFETDEYYIFAQEYALAGDLFDIIPPQVGLSEMVAKRCVHQVAIALDYLHCKKLVHRDIKPENILIFDKECRKVKLSDFGMTRRAGSPVKRVSGTIPYTAPELCDTTRQEGFCVDYSTDVWAFGVLLFCMLTGNFPWEKAMPNDTFYEEFVRWQRRRTGTVPSQWRRFTDEGLRMFRRLLSVEQERRCSVKEVFSYFNQCWMLDTENGNSSSLVSSAPPLDIRSSSSEEDVLVDRLKQQSLSPACVVVKGSIMMDTHYSSMSTNSSSSSTGSYERVNRENNERGRVLVATPIEICV